A stretch of the Argentina anserina chromosome 6, drPotAnse1.1, whole genome shotgun sequence genome encodes the following:
- the LOC126800939 gene encoding protein COBRA-like isoform X1: MGFLLSKLSSLATVVLFGLAFCSFFTSTDAYDPLDPNGNITIKWDIISWTPDGYVAVVTLFNFQQYRHIQAPGWTVGWTWAKKEVIWSMVGGQATEQGDCSKFKPTPPHCCKKIPTIVDLLPGTPYNQQYSNCCKGGVLSSWMQDPSSAASSFQLSVGRSGTTNKTVRLPKNYTLMGPGPGYTCGVAKVVKPTRFYTADKRRVSQAMMTWNVTCTYSQFLAQKAPPCCVSMSSFYNDTVVPCPTCSCGCQNNITHPGSCVVPDSPYLASVVSAGDKNSPLVRCTSHMCPIRVHWHVKLNYKEYWRVKITVTNFDYRRNYSNWNLVVQHPNFDNLTEVFSFNAKSLTPYGSINDTVMLWGVKFYNELLVQSGPLGNVQSELLFKKNPATFTFDKGWAFPRRIYFNGDTCVMPPPDAFPHLPNAGFRQYVSLLTVIMVSVSTFAFIYAYA; this comes from the exons ATGGGATTCCTGTTGTCCAAGTTATCCAGTTTGGCAACTGTTGTTCTGTTCGGGCTTGCTTTCTGCAGCTTCTTCACCTCAACAG ATGCATATGATCCTCTTGATCCTAATGGCAACATCACAATCAAGTGGGATATCATCAGCTGGACCCCTGATGGCTATGTT GCTGTTGTTACGCTTTTTAACTTCCAGCAGTATAGACACATTCAAGCACCAGGCTGGACGGTTGGATGGACATGGGCAAAGAAGGAGGTAATATGGAGCATGGTGGGAGGACAAGCCACCGAGCAAGGGGATTGTTCGAAATTCAAGCCAACTCCGCCACATTGCTGCAAAAAGATCCCAACCATTGTTGATCTACTCCCTGGAACTCCATACAATCAgcagtattccaattgttgtaAAGGTGGGGTGCTGAGCTCATGGATGCAGGATCCATCGAGTGCTGCATCATCTTTTCAACTAAGTGTTGGTAGATCTGGAACCACCAACAAGACAGTTAGACTTCCGAAAAACTATACCCTAATGGGACCTGGGCCGGGGTACACTTGTGGTGTTGCAAAAGTTGTCAAACCAACTAGATTTTACACTGCTGATAAAAGAAGAGTCTCTCAGGCCATGA TGACATGGAATGTGACATGCACATATTCACAGTTCTTGGCTCAGAAAGCTCCTCCTTGCTGTGTCTCAATGTCTTCCTTCTACAATGACACTGTAGTTCCCTGCCCAACATGTTCGTGTGGCTGCCAAAACAACATAACTCATCCTGGAAGCTGTGTAGT GCCAGATTCTCCATATTTGGCTTCAGTTGTTTCAGCCGGTGATAAGAATTCACCTTTGGTTAGATGTACTAGCCATATGTGCCCGATCAGAGTTCATTGGCATGTCAAGCTGAATTACAAGGAATACTGGCGAGTAAAGATTACAGTTACAAACTTTGATTACAGGAGGAACTATTCTAATTGGAACTTGGTTGTCCAACACCCTAATTTTGACAATCTGACCGAAGTTTTCAGCTTCAATGCAAAGTCCTTGACTCCTTATGGAAGTATAA ATGATACCGTAATGCTATGGGGAGTCAAGTTCTACAATGAATTGCTAGTGCAATCTGGACCTCTCGGCAATGTGCAGTCAGAGCTGCTTTTTAAGAAGAATCCAGCAACCTTTACTTTTGACAAGGGATGGGCGTTCCCGAGAAGGATCTATTTTAATGGTGATACTTGTGTAATGCCACCTCCGGATGCCTTTCCACATTTGCCAAATGCTGGTTTCCGACAGTATGTTTCTCTGCTTACTGTGATCATGGTTTCAGTATCAACATTTGCATTCATATACGCGTATGCTTAG
- the LOC126800939 gene encoding protein COBRA-like isoform X2, whose translation MVGGQATEQGDCSKFKPTPPHCCKKIPTIVDLLPGTPYNQQYSNCCKGGVLSSWMQDPSSAASSFQLSVGRSGTTNKTVRLPKNYTLMGPGPGYTCGVAKVVKPTRFYTADKRRVSQAMMTWNVTCTYSQFLAQKAPPCCVSMSSFYNDTVVPCPTCSCGCQNNITHPGSCVVPDSPYLASVVSAGDKNSPLVRCTSHMCPIRVHWHVKLNYKEYWRVKITVTNFDYRRNYSNWNLVVQHPNFDNLTEVFSFNAKSLTPYGSINDTVMLWGVKFYNELLVQSGPLGNVQSELLFKKNPATFTFDKGWAFPRRIYFNGDTCVMPPPDAFPHLPNAGFRQYVSLLTVIMVSVSTFAFIYAYA comes from the exons ATGGTGGGAGGACAAGCCACCGAGCAAGGGGATTGTTCGAAATTCAAGCCAACTCCGCCACATTGCTGCAAAAAGATCCCAACCATTGTTGATCTACTCCCTGGAACTCCATACAATCAgcagtattccaattgttgtaAAGGTGGGGTGCTGAGCTCATGGATGCAGGATCCATCGAGTGCTGCATCATCTTTTCAACTAAGTGTTGGTAGATCTGGAACCACCAACAAGACAGTTAGACTTCCGAAAAACTATACCCTAATGGGACCTGGGCCGGGGTACACTTGTGGTGTTGCAAAAGTTGTCAAACCAACTAGATTTTACACTGCTGATAAAAGAAGAGTCTCTCAGGCCATGA TGACATGGAATGTGACATGCACATATTCACAGTTCTTGGCTCAGAAAGCTCCTCCTTGCTGTGTCTCAATGTCTTCCTTCTACAATGACACTGTAGTTCCCTGCCCAACATGTTCGTGTGGCTGCCAAAACAACATAACTCATCCTGGAAGCTGTGTAGT GCCAGATTCTCCATATTTGGCTTCAGTTGTTTCAGCCGGTGATAAGAATTCACCTTTGGTTAGATGTACTAGCCATATGTGCCCGATCAGAGTTCATTGGCATGTCAAGCTGAATTACAAGGAATACTGGCGAGTAAAGATTACAGTTACAAACTTTGATTACAGGAGGAACTATTCTAATTGGAACTTGGTTGTCCAACACCCTAATTTTGACAATCTGACCGAAGTTTTCAGCTTCAATGCAAAGTCCTTGACTCCTTATGGAAGTATAA ATGATACCGTAATGCTATGGGGAGTCAAGTTCTACAATGAATTGCTAGTGCAATCTGGACCTCTCGGCAATGTGCAGTCAGAGCTGCTTTTTAAGAAGAATCCAGCAACCTTTACTTTTGACAAGGGATGGGCGTTCCCGAGAAGGATCTATTTTAATGGTGATACTTGTGTAATGCCACCTCCGGATGCCTTTCCACATTTGCCAAATGCTGGTTTCCGACAGTATGTTTCTCTGCTTACTGTGATCATGGTTTCAGTATCAACATTTGCATTCATATACGCGTATGCTTAG
- the LOC126800940 gene encoding COBRA-like protein 4, whose amino-acid sequence MRFFVSALFLLVIFSYAAAYDPLDPNGNITIRWDIMSWTADGYVATVTINNFQMYRHIMSPGWTLGWTWAKKEVIWSAVGAQTTEQGDCSKFKGNIPHCCKKTPTVVDLLPGVPYNQQYQNCCKGGVIGAWGQDPSASVSAFQLSVGMAGTSNKTVKLPKNFTLLGPGPGYTCGKAKVVPPTSFFSPDRRRKTQALMTWNATCTYSQLLARKNPSCCVSLSSFYNETVVPCPSCSCGCHNKDRCVKSNSKMLSMVGVNTPKKDNAPLMQCTHHMCPVRVHWHVKVNYKEYWRVKVSVTNFNYRMNYTLWTLVVQHPNLNNVTQVYSFDYKPIVPYESINDTGMFYGLKYFNDQLMEAGPLGNVQSEILLKKDTNTFTFKEGWAFPRKVYFNGDECQMPPPDAYPFLPNSAPQNLLSFPALVSTLILLLVAIW is encoded by the exons ATGAGGTTTTTTGTATCAGCTCTATTTCTTCttgtcattttttcatatgcaG CTGCATATGATCCCTTGGATCCAAATGGAAACATAACCATAAGATGGGATATAATGTCTTGGACAGCAGATGGCTATGTG GCCACTGTAACCATAAACAACTTCCAAATGTATCGGCACATAATGAGCCCCGGGTGGACATTAGGTTGGACATGGGCTAAAAAAGAAGTGATATGGTCTGCGGTGGGGGCGCAAACCACCGAGCAAGGTGACTGCTCTAAGTTCAAAGGAAACATACCTCATTGTTGCAAGAAAACCCCCACAGTTGTGGACTTGCTTCCAGGCGTGCCATACAACCAACAATATCAAAACTGTTGCAAAGGTGGAGTAATAGGTGCTTGGGGCCAAGATCCTTCAGCTTCTGTCTCGGCTTTCCAGCTGAGTGTTGGAATGGCTGGTACTTCAAACAAGACTGTAAAACTTCCCAAGAACTTCACtctgctaggaccaggtccaGGCTACACTTGTGGCAAGGCTAAAGTTGTGCCTCCCACCAGCTTTTTCTCACCTGATCGTCGTCGTAAGACTCAAGCTCTCA TGACATGGAATGCGACATGTACTTATTCACAGCTTCTGGCCAGGAAAAACCCAAGTTGTTGTGTATCACTCTCGTCCTTCTACAACGAAACAGTTGTTCCTTGCCCATCTTGTTCTTGTGGTTGCCATAACAAGGACAGGTGTGTCAA AAGCAACTCCAAAATGTTGAGCATGGTGGGAGTTAACACACCAAAGAAAGATAATGCCCCTCTAATGCAGTGCACACACCACATGTGCCCGGTGAGAGTTCACTGGCATGTAAAAGTGAACTACAAGGAGTACTGGCGTGTGAAGGTTTCGGTTACAAACTTTAACTATCGGATGAACTACACGCTTTGGACTCTGGTTGTTCAGCATCCTAATCTCAACAATGTCACACAAGTTTACAGTTTTGATTACAAGCCTATTGTTCCGTATGAGTCCATAA ATGATACTGGTATGTTCTATGGATTGAAATACTTCAATGACCAATTAATGGAAGCCGGGCCATTAGGGAACGTTCAGTCGGAGATTCTTCTTAAGAAGGACACAAACACATTCACATTCAAGGAGGGGTGGGCATTTCCTCGCAAAGTTTACTTCAATGGTGATGAGTGCCAGATGCCTCCACCTGATGCATACCCATTTCTTCCTAATTCTGCCCCTCAGAATCTACTTTCTTTCCCTGCGTTGGTTTCCAcattaattttgttgttggtAGCTATTTGGTGA